In one Diabrotica virgifera virgifera chromosome 5, PGI_DIABVI_V3a genomic region, the following are encoded:
- the LOC126885150 gene encoding uncharacterized protein LOC126885150, with the protein MIIKEFPTLITIKNKHNHELNTAAVLKYRDVSNEVKEKLIDLFRQGHNPSSALNSHKLDLMMEYEDNDYYRIAADGKFLPSISIVTKLFEKEFNSKYGNLTDKENFDHLENLLNEYVKVHSARAGFSYTTDKEHYFVVLCTPIMLRIHKTVVQTSEVVMVDASGGVDKQRHRIYFLVTPTAAGGLPLGVIISDSEKESVFLEALTYLRNLVGTCAFNFKKHPKVFITDNDLKEINAIKKVFPESKTLLCQFHMLKSVWSWLCNQKHDVMKEDRQEIYFMFKNLLYSASLNCVNEASSKLIFFTISKGYRKLNQYLNNLWRKKETWISYYRNALPLRGNNTTNYIEIVFRILKDCILNRTMAFNLTQLVDFILTRYELYLKQRLTDFGNGRYSSSLLKKMLPFKSSNDFSVEKQFDTPDIYKVKCLQEEQTVDIIRGICTCVA; encoded by the coding sequence ATGATTATTAAGGAATTTCCGACACTTATAACTATAAAAAACAAACACAACCATGAATTGAATACTGCTGCAGTTTTGAAGTACAGAGATGTCTCCAATGAAGTGAAAGAAAAACTCATTGATTTATTCCGACAAGGACACAACCCATCATCAGCTCTAAATTCCCATAAATTAGATTTAATGATGGAATATGAGGATAATGATTATTATCGAATAGCTGCAGATGGAAAATTCTTGCCCAGCATCTCAATAGTAACTAAACTGTTTGAAAAAGAATTTAATAGTAAATATGGCAACCTAACTGATAAAGAAAATTTTGATCATTTAGAAAATTTACTTAATGAATATGTAAAGGTACATAGTGCAAGAGCTGGATTTAGTTACACCACAGACAAGgaacattattttgttgttttgtgTACTCCAATAATGTTAAGAATCCATAAAACAGTTGTTCAGACGAGTGAAGTAGTTATGGTTGATGCTTCTGGTGGAGTAGACAAACAAAGGCATAGAATATATTTTCTTGTTACTCCAACAGCTGCAGGAGGATTGCCTTTAGGAGTCATTATATCAGATTCTGAAAAGGAAAGTGTTTTTCTGGAAGCTCTTACATACTTGAGAAATTTAGTTGGAACTTGtgcttttaattttaaaaaacatccTAAAGTATTTATTACTGATAATGATTTAAAGGAAATTAATGCTATAAAAAAAGTCTTTCCTGAATCAAAAACTCTTCTTTGCCAATTTcacatgttaaaatcagtatggTCCTGGTTATGTAATCAAAAGCATGATGTAATGAAGGAAGATAGGCAAGAAATctattttatgttcaaaaattTATTGTATTCAGCAAGTTTGAATTGTGTGAATGAAGCCTCTAGCAAACTTATTTTCTTTACCATCAGTAAAGGTTATCGAAAATTGAATcaatatttaaacaatttatgGAGAAAAAAAGAGACATGGATTTCATATTATAGAAATGCATTGCCGCTTCGTGGGAACAATACCACAAATTATATTGAAATAGTATTTAGGATTTTAAAAGACTGTATACTAAATAGAACAATGGCTTTTAATCTTACACAATTAGTGGACTTTATCCTAACTCGTTATGAACTGTACTTGAAACAGAGACTAACTGATTTTGGCAATGGAAGATACTCTAGTTCTCTCCTTAAAAAAATGCTGCCATTCAAAAGTAGCAATGACTTTTCTGTAGAGAAGCAATTTGATACACCAGACATCTATAAAGTTAAATGTTTACAGGAAGAGCAAACAGTAGACATCATTAGAGGAATATGTACCTGCGTAGCCTAG